Proteins from a single region of Actinomycetota bacterium:
- a CDS encoding RNA polymerase sigma factor yields the protein MDVPPEMIRSAQSGDRQAMEDLIKGSYRAAYTLALRLLGNPDDAAEATQETYIRVVRGLKRLGEPDAFPTWLFKITSNVCISEMRRRTRRDIPTENVAEHEASPVDVEAVVTGRVAAEELEQLMRQLPEAYRTVIVLRDVYDMSGDEAAEILGVTPGAVKVRLHRARRRLRDELVARFPEWASSEGPQEKVIA from the coding sequence GTGGACGTCCCACCGGAGATGATCCGGTCCGCCCAGAGCGGCGACCGGCAGGCGATGGAGGACCTCATCAAGGGGTCCTACAGGGCGGCCTACACGCTGGCTCTGCGGCTCCTCGGCAACCCCGACGACGCCGCCGAGGCCACTCAGGAGACTTACATCCGGGTGGTCCGGGGGCTGAAGCGGCTGGGGGAACCGGACGCTTTTCCGACGTGGCTTTTCAAGATCACCAGCAACGTGTGCATCTCGGAGATGCGGCGCAGGACCCGGCGGGACATCCCGACGGAGAACGTGGCGGAGCACGAGGCTTCGCCGGTGGACGTGGAGGCGGTCGTGACCGGCAGGGTGGCGGCCGAGGAGCTGGAGCAGCTTATGAGGCAACTTCCGGAGGCGTACAGGACGGTCATCGTGCTCCGCGACGTCTACGACATGTCCGGAGACGAGGCGGCCGAGATCCTGGGTGTGACCCCGGGGGCGGTCAAGGTCCGGCTGCACCGGGCCCGCAGGCGCCTGCGCGACGAGCTCGTGGCCCGGTTCCCCGAATGGGCCTCCAGCGAGGGACCCCAGGAGAAGGTGATCGCATGA